From the Chitinivibrionales bacterium genome, the window CTTTTGCCGGACTTTCGATTGACTTTTGTTCCCCAATGTCATCATTTGCTTTTACCGGTGTTTGCGCCGTTTCGCCCTGTTTTGCGGGCACCGCGGTCGTTTGCTTCTGGATCAGGGAAGGCGGTGATGAATTCCTGAACCTTGCAGTGGCGAGATACAATACGCCCGCCACCAGAAAAACCGCTGCCACCGCAACGATATTGACCCAAACCTTGCGGCGCGCCTCATTTGCCTCGAAAGCCGCCACGTTCAACTCTTTTTCCTCGCTTTGTTCCACTTTTGTCAACATCCGGCCCGTGGTAAGGTTGGTTTCCTCCGGATGCATCTTCGCGATGGCCGCCGCGATCGTCTCTCCCGGGTCTGTTATTCCCTTGCTGTAAACCAATTCCTGCAGCGCGTCGATGAGCGGCTTCAACGAATCGAGCCTTTTTTCCCGGTCCTTTACAAGGCTCTTTTCGACGGTGTGCACCAGTTTTTTGGGAAGCTTGCGTGCGTAAAGTGAAAGGTCCCTCTCCTTGGTGTGCACGATGTTGTACGCGATCGTGGGAAGCGTGTCGCCCTCAAAGGGCAGTTTTCCCGTGATCACGCGGTACAGCACGACGCCGGCTGCCCACACGTCAACGCGGCTGTCGCGCCGCGGGTCCAGATTGAGCTGTTCGGGCGCCATGTAATGCGGCGTGCCCACCACCGCGCCGGTGCGCGTAAACCGCGACGACTGGGCCGCCGCGAAGGCGAGACCGAAATCCGCGACCTTCACCCGGCCCGTTGTTGACACGAGTATGTTGGCCGGCTTCACGTCGCGGTGGACGATGCCGTGCAGGTGCGAATAATGCAGCCCGCGCAGCGCGAGCAAAACGATCATAAGCCCGATTTCCCGGGGGAAATCCTGGCGGTGAAGAAGCTCATCGAGATCATGCCCTTCAACGTATTCCATGGCAATGTAGAAGGTGGCTTTGTCGACGCCGTAGTCGTAGATGCGGATGACGTTGTCGTGCTCGAGCGACGCGGCCGCCCGCGCCTCGTTTTCGAAACGCCGGTTCCAGTCCGGTTCCTCGGCGTTCGGCGTCATTTCCTTGATGACCACCGGCCGGTCAAGCGATGTCTGCACCGCGCGGTACAGCTTGCCCATGCCGCCGCGGCGCAGCTCGGTGATATTGGAGTAGTCACTGAGGGAGAATGCCATTGCAATGCCTGCCCCGGGGTCAGCGGCGCGCCGTGTTGAAATTGACGTAAAATGAAATGCCGTATTTCAAGGCGCGCTGGTAAACATTGTAATCGGAGCTCGTCTGGCTTTTATTTTCGTACACATCGATGAAGCCGTAATAATAACCGCAATAGAGACTCAGGCCGGATGACCAGCCGATCGGAAGATCGTAGCCGACCAGGCCGCTGATGCCGAAATCCACAGGGCCGGTAACCGAATCGGCATTGACGATAAGGGACGCATTGTTGTTGTAATAGCGATAGACAACCTCCGATTCGATTTTAACGCCAAGCTCGGGACCCGCGCAGATAAAAACGCTGCCTGGAATCATGAGGGGAAGCATGCCTTTTAAATAAAGCGGTATCTGAAAATAGCGGTAATTGAATTCTATTTCGCCGCTGCCGACCGTGAAGGCTCCCCATTGGATGTTCCCTACCTTGGTGCCGCCTCGCTTTTCAAACGCGATTCCCAGGCTGGCGCCGAAATACTCGTTCACATCCAGTTCTCCATCCATGCCGAAATTGAAGTATCCGGCCCATTTCGAATCATTGATGGCAAGCCCCTGCGGTAGTTTCGTCACATCAATAAATGATTCGGTGCCGCCGAGATTGAAGGCGAGCCGGCACTGCGGAGCTGAAAACACCATGAGCGAAGAAAACAGCACGATCAAAAACGTGGTATTTCTTTTCATCAAGACTCCTTCTGATCCGGTATTTTCAACCGGCGTTTTATAATAAAAAAATAGGTGGGGATTTGGTGATAAAGCAAGGACAAGGCGCCCTCTTCTATTTCACCTGCGCATAACGTATAATATTCTCGGCTGACGAATCCCAGGCAATCAAGTCCTATCGGCAGATTTTTATGCGAATCAGATACATTCCCATCGTATGTTTCCTTTGCGCCGTCGCCTGCGCGCCGCCCAAAGTGCAGACAAAACCCGAGCTCCCATCCGAACTCAAGCCGGTCGCGACATTCACACCGGTTCCCTCGGTCATCAACGTTCCCATAGAGCTCAAAACGTGGTATATTGAAAAAATGCTCAACGAGCAGCTCGCGCCCCTTCTTTACGAATGCGATACGCTTACCATCGCGGGCATAAAGCCGGTGAAGATGAAGGTATGGAAGAAGGATTCCATCAGGATTGCTCTTGAGGGCAACGAGATGGCGTACAAGGTGCCGCTCAAGATATGGCTCCAGTTCTCGTTCACCATCGGCGCGCTGGGAATTTCCCATACTGAATACCAGGACGTGGAGGCAGAGATCGCGCTCAAGCTGCGCTCGAAGTTTTCGGTCAAGAACAACTGGAAGGTGGTCACCCAGACCAGTTCCGACGGTTACGAATGGCTGTCGGAGCCGGTGATCAAGGTGCGTTTCATTTCCATCCCCATCAAGCCCGTGGTCGACATCATCCTTTCATCGCAGCAGGCTTCGTTCGGCGGCCTGGTTGATTCCGCGGTGTGCAATTCGCTCGACATAAAAAAAATGCTGCGTCCGCTCTGGAACCGCATCCAAGCGCCCATATTGCTTTCCAGCGCGCCCGACAGCATCTGGCTGCGGCTTTCCCCCACGTCCGTGTACATGACCCAGCTCACCGGCAATAACGGGATTATAAAAGGATCGCTCGGGATAAAATCAGTTGCGGAAACATTTTTCGGCGGGCAACCCGAGACAAAAGCCTTTGATTCGCTCCCCGAATTCATTGTCCCCGAGCGGCTCGACTCGTCGTTCGTGATAAACCTCTACACCGAGCTGCCGTTTTCCAGCGCCAGTCAGATCCTCCAGGGGTTCTTGTTGGGAAAGGCGTTTTCCACCGCCGGCAAGGAAGTGATCATCCAGGACGTCAACATTTACGGACTGGAAGGGTATGCCGTGGTGTCGATCGATTTTACCGGCTCGTTCAGGGGAAAAGTTTACGTGATAGGACACGTCAAATACGACGAAGCCGAAGCCACCGCCTCGATCGAAGATCTGGATTTTGACCTCTCCACGAAAAACGCCCTGCATTCAACCGCCGAATGGCTCCTGCACGGCATCATTCTCGCCAAAGTAAAGCCGTATCTCCACTTCCCGTTGCGTGAACGCCTGCTCGAGGCGCAGCTCATGGTACAGAAAATGCTTTCGCATAAGGAGATCTCCAAAAACGTCTTTATCACCGGCGCCATTGACTCGCTCAGCATCGGGGGCGTCACGATCACGGACAAGGCGATCAAGGCGATCCTGCTGGCAAAAGGGACGCTGAATGTGCTGGCGCATGATTAAATGAATACAGGACTTGGCAACTTCCGCTGACCGGTGGCGACTCGATTCATTTTACACTTAACATGCAATAATATCATTTTGTCCAGTAGGAAATTTATATTTTTCAATCAGTCCAAGCATATCTTCAGGTATCGCCGCTTTTAAAAACATTTCATTGTTAGTGACCGGATGAACAAATTTCAAGCTTCTGCAATGCAACGCCTGCCGCGGGAATTCCAATAATAAAGCATGTCCTTCAGGATCGCTGCGCCATGCCAGGTAATCACTTTCTTTCATTCCATACAGCTTGTCGCCCATCACCGGGCATCCGATCGCGGCAAGGTGGATGCGCACCTGGTGTGTCCTGCCGGTGACCGGAATCGCGCGCACGAGCGAATATGACTCACCCGCGCAGAGAGTTTCAACAAAAGTGACGGCCTCTTTTCCGTTTTTTGCGTCCACGCGGAATTTGTACGTCACGCCTGAAGCAGTATCCTGCCCGATTGCCAGGTCAACCTTCATCTCCTTTTCTTTAGGGACATTGCGTACAACGGCAAGATATTCCTTTGCCACGGTCTTAGCAGCGAATTCCTTGTGCAATTTTTTAAGGCATTGCAAGTCCTTTGCAAACAGCACAATGCCCGAGGTTTCGCGGTCGAGCCTGCTCACCGCATGCGCAGAAGCATAGACGGGATTGTTTGACGCGTGCCGTAAAAGAAAGACAAGGTTTTTGGTGATGTTCCTGCCCGCCTTATGCACGAGCAGGTTGCCGGGCTTGTTCACGGCAAATAACCATTCATCCTCATAGATGACGGAATAATTTGTGTCCGCGGCGGGCTCGGGCAAATCGGGAAAATCGTACGAAACAATATCGCCGGTGCCGAGCTTGACATCCGGAAGTGCCGGTGCGTCATTGACCGACACCTGGTTCCCGGCAATTCGCTCGCGCCATTCTTCTCTGTCAAGATAGGTGAAGCGATGCGAAAGGTATTCAATCAAGCTTGATGAGGCATACTTTTGCGTAATGTATGATGTCAATTTCATATTTCATTGATGTGCAAGGGCTTGTAGCCGTGATAGGTCTTGGAATAATAGTTGATGATATTCACCTCGGTGCGCTTGTTTGCGTCGATGTTCACGATGAGCCGGTCGATATATTCACGCGCGATGTAAAATCCCCGGCCGTGGGTGTCATAGATGCCCACGGGCACGCCGGCTTCGTCGCGCGTGGTCTGCCGGTTGATCCAGTAGAGAACGTCGGATTTCTTGAGCCTTCCTCCTTTGTCAAGCACCGAAATGCCGTATTTCTCCGCGTCGGCAAGCAAGGTGACAAAAATCACCTCGGCGTCGGTGAGCTCGAAATCGTAATTCCATTCGTCCTTGTTGTCGCCCTTTTCCCTGCGCACCCCGTAAAAAACGGCGTTGGCGAGCAATTCGATGAGCACGAGTTCCACCTTCTTCGCCCGGGCCGTGTCGGGAACATGCCGCATGATTTCGCTTGCGTAGGCGTCGAGCTTGTTCCCTTTTTTTATTTCGAACGTTTTTTCCAGCACCGGCCGGTCAAAATACTTCGAGAGCCCGAAGATGTCGCCGGTCAAAAGGTTTTCCAGGATCTGCGAAAGCTCGCTGAAATTGAACGGCGTCGACTTGACGAAAATATTTCCCACGTCGTGCTTCAGGGCGAGTTCGAGGTAATCTTCTACGTTGTACGCCGTGATGAGCACCCGCTTCACCGAGGGATATTTTTCGCGCACTTCCTTGAGAAGTTCGAATCCCCTCATGACCGGCATGTTGATGTCGGAGAGCACGAGGTCGACATGGTGCTGACGCAGGCATTTGTCAAGCGCTTCCCTGCCGTTTTCGGCGGTAAGGACGGCATACCCTTCGCCGTCGAGATAGTCCGCGATCATCTCGCGCATTTCTTTTTCATCGTCAACCACGAGGATGCAGGCGTTTTTCGGTTCAATGCCGGTCATGATGGCTCTGGTAAAAAGGAAACAGGTTTTATGCGGATAACGTGAGGCCTGTGTTTTATTTTATCTATGGACATGATGCACAAAAAAATTTTTGCATGGTTTCCCCTGCTTGATGAATGGGCCCGGTTTCCCGGTTTTACCGGCTGGATCGGGCTTTCAGCCGGAATCGCGTGCGGAGCGCTGTTGCAGCCTTTCCTGAGTTTTTCCTCGATATTTTATAATGAAGTTCTTATCGTTGCAATCATTTTGTCGCTGGTGCCGGCCATTATCTGCGCGTCGGCCCGTTTCCGCATGCTGTGGTTTTTCGCTGCAGGCGCCGCCCTTGTTTGCCAGTGTTATTGTCAACAGCGAATCGAATATTCCGGATTGGGCTCCCGTATTTGCGCGGACAGGCACGCCCGCCTCAGCGGTGTCATCATCTCAGCACCGGAGCAATCGTCCGGCAGGTTCATGTTCCTGGTCAAATGCGATTCGGTTTTCTCCCTTGGAAAGCCCGGCGCTCTCAAAGGCAGGCACGTCACCTGTTATTGCAACCAAAAGCCGCCGTTTTCCGGGGGATTTTCGGGAATAGGGCGGTTCACGCCGCCGCGTCCTGCGGCAAATCCCGGCGGATTTGATGAATACCTGTTTTCCCTGTCAAACAACATTTGGGGAAAGTTTTACTGTGATTCCATCATCCTGACCACTGAAAGCCGATCCCCCTGGCACGATATCGCCGCTTTTGCCCGCACTACCGTTTTCAAGGCGGCGTCGGCCATGAAAAACAGCGATGCGCGCGCCGTTCTCGTCGCGTCGTTCATAAACGACCGGAGCGACCTTACCGACAGCGTCAAGGGCCTCTTTTTCAGGGCTGGCATTTTCCATCTTCTGGCACTTTCCGGATTCAACCTCACGATACTGGCAGGCGCTATTTACGCTTTGCTGCTGTTTTTTCCTCTTGGCCGCGAAGTGAAATGCGCCATAGTGCTCGTCTGTATCTGGGCATACCTTTTCTTTATCGGTCCTATTCCATCGCTGGCGCGCGCCGTGATCATGACCAGCGTGGTTTTAATTTCGTTTTTTTTCCAGCGCAAACCATACCTTCTCAACTCGCTCGGGATAGCCGGCACTGTCTGGCTGATATTCTCCCCCTTGTCACTTTTTACGCCGGGATACCAATTGTCATTTGGCGCAACGTTCGGCCTGGCCGCCTTGTACCCGGCCTTGTCCGGCGCTTTTACCTTTCACGGGCAGCGGGTGTCACTCATTAAAAAGGCCTCAGCGCCGCTTATGACCGCGCTGCTCGTCTCCTTTTCCGCGTTTTTGACCACTGCGCCAATCCTCGCCTACCATTTCGGAACCTTGTCTCTTTCAGGAATCATCGTGAATCTGTTTGCAATTTTCCTCATGTCGCTGTCCATGTGGATAGCGCTTGCCGGTTTTTTTCTTCAGGTTGTCTTCCCGCCTTTTGTCCCGTTCTGCATGCGCGCCGCCGAATCCAGTATACTCCTCATGCTCAAATGCGCCGGAGTTGTTTCAATGATGCCGATGTCAATGTTTCAGCTTCCCCGTTTTTTTCCTGCCGTCTATGGCTTCTCTGCGCTTTTCATTGTCGGACTCTGCACGGCAAAACGCGGCCTTGTCAAGCGGTATCTGCTGTTTGCGGGAACCGGGTTTGTACTGGCGATTGCCGTTTTACTGGTGATCCAGCGTAATGCCGCCGCATCGCAGGCAGTTTCATTTTTAATAAAAAAATCAAACATTACCGGCATCCGCTGGCCAAACGGCAAAGTCTGGCTTGCCGGTCTGGGGGAAAAGGCTCCCCAATCCGTTTTTTCGCAGGTTATCGCCCCATGGATGCGCTTGTCGCCCGGGGCTTCGGTTCAAACAGTGATCCTGGCCGGCGATCCGTGCAACGCCGTCCAATCCCTGGAGCCGGTATTAACAAGCGGGAACGGCATACAGGTTTTATCATGCGACAGCGTGGCCGGCCCGTGCCCTGACTTTATTGCGTTCCTCAATGAATATCACGCGAATTTCGCCGTGATTAAATCAAAACGGTATTTTTTTCCTTCGCCCCGATGCACGCTTGAGGTGAGCCCATCCGTCGGCATCCAGGGAGAAAACGAATGCCGATGTACCGTTTCCCTCTTCGGTTCACGGTATGAATTTCCCGACACGCTCCCTATGCCGACCGATGACAAAGGCGCAATGATCTTTACTTTCAGGAACGGTAGGCCCCCCGCCATCATCTCGGCAATTCCCGCGTGGCATCCGCTGAATGCCTTAAAGCGGCCATAGATTCGCACGGTGGTCCAGTGTTGCCTTGTCGCATGTTTAAAGCTTCGAGAATGTATTTTTACGTTTGGCTTCATCACGCGTAATCAGGACATCTTCTCACATGCTTCCTTACGATTTTCAGCGCGACAAATCCAATATCCTTATTACCTGTCCAAAGGGCCTCGCTCCTTATTTAGTAAAAGAAGTTCGTGAATGTAAAATGCCTGTTCTGGGTCAGTACCATACCGGGATTCGTACCAGCGGCACCATGGCGGACTGCATGCTCCTCAACCTCTCTTTGTCAACCGGGCACCACGTTTTATTCGAGGTGCTTACCGCGGTCTGCGCATCGCCGGACGAATTGTACCAGGCGGTCACGGCGCTTGAATGGGAGCGGTTGATCCCGCTCGACACCACGCTCTCCGTGACGTCAATGGTCAAAACCGCGTCCATCAACGACACCCGGTTTGCCAACCTCAAATGCAAGGACGCGATTGTCGACCGGTTGACCCAAAAAACGGGGAGCCGCTGCAACAGCGGGCCCGGCCGCACCGGCGTGGTCGTCCACCTGTACTGGCAGGACGAAAAATGCACGCTCTATCTCGACACCTCCGGCGAACCGCTTTCACGGCGCGGATACCGTCTGCTGCCGGGCAGCGCGCCCATGCAGGAGACGCTTGCCAGCGGCGTCATCCGCGCAACAGGCTGGGACGGCTCCTCCCATTTTGTCAATCCTATGTGCGGAACCGGTACACTTGCCATCGAGGCCGCCCTCATTGCGCTCAACCGCAAGCCCGGCATGCTCCGCACCAATTTCGGCTTCATGCACATGATTCCGTATGATAAAACTATCTATGATGTCATCCGGGAACGGATTGCCTCTGCCGAGCACGGCGCTCCCCTGGTGAAAATCATCGCAACGGATATAAATCCCGACAGAATAGCCGATGCGCGAAAAAACGCGGCTGCCGCCCGCGTCGAAAATGCCATAGAATTTTCCGTGTGTGAGTTTGAGAAAACGCCCATACCGGACGGCGACGGAATCGTGCTTTTAAATCCCGAATACGGTTTCCGCATGGGCGATGCCTCCGGCCTGCGGGCCGTTTACAAAGGCATTGGGGATTTTTTTAAACAGCGGTGCGCCGGCCGCACCGGGTATATCTTTGCCGGCAATTTCGACCTCGTGAAAAAGGTTGGGCTCAAGGCGAATAAAAAAACGCCTTTTTACAGCGGCGCGATTGAATGCAGACTGTACGAATACGAGCTGTACGCCGGCAGCAGGCAGGTTGGTTAAATTTGATTTGTCTGCGTCTCCGGAATATGTATTTTCTTTGTAAGAAAGCCTTTGAACCGCCTGCAGCCATTTTGTATCCTTTGCTGAGGTACCTTTTCTGGAAGAGCGTACTATGGAACAACCCCCTGTCAAAGTTTCAAGCGAAGCATGGAACTCCTGGAATATCATCTCCATCGAAGGAAAATTCGTCATCAAGTTCGTGGCCGAGATTAGAAAAGTGCTCGAGCCCATCAAGGAGCAGCCGGCGCCCAAAATTGCGCTCGACCTGTCAAAAACCACGCACCTGGATTCAAGCGCGATGACCCTCATGCTCAATTACCAAAACCGTCTCAAGGAAAAAAAGGGCGGCATGGTGCTCTTCGGCGCGAACGAGGACATCATGAGCATCATCACCATCATCGGGTTCGATTCGTTTGTTCCAATATTCCGCACGAGGGAAGATTTTGAACGAAGCCTGCAATCCGAAAAGCAATAACGTTATCTTTCTATTTAAATAACTCGCAAATCCTCAATGAGACACCTCCTTCTTGCAGGCGTATTACTTCTGTTTTTCTGCCAATGGCAAGTCGCCATGCCGCCGGAAGCGGCAGACCAGTATGCCCGATGGTTCGTGGCTCCTTCTTCTGCGCTTACCGATTCTCTTAAATCATATAAATGTTTTGCCGCCGCGCAGGATTCACTTGCGCAGGTTGCAAGAAAAGCCCATGAAGGTCGGTGCGGCGTGTTCACCGCCATCCTTGAAGACACGTTCCACTCAGCTTACACTCTTGGCTGGAAAACTCCTGCGGCCATCCGCCGCGACACCCTGTATCCTCTCATTGTGTATCTCCACGGCGGCACAGGCACTTCAAAAACCACCAAGGGTGAAATTGCCTACGACATGCTTTCCAGCCTTGGAGACACGTTCAATCTGTTCCTTGCAAGCCCCTCGGCAAACAGGGAAACGCCGTGGTGGAGCCCCGGCGGGATGTCTCGGGTGCTTCAGACCGTGCGGTTCATGACGCTTTGCTATCCGGTGAATCCCGACAAAATATTCCTGGCGGGCGTTTCCGACGGCGCCACCGGCTGCTACCTTGCGGCAAACACCGTGTGCGCGCCGTTTGCCGGCTTTATCGCGGTCTCGGGTTACGGTGCCATGCTGTATTCGTTCGGCATAAAGCTCCATCCTCAGAACCTGATGCAGCGGCCGATTCTTAATATCAACGCGGGAAACGACCGCATCTACCCTTTCGCCGAGGTGATGAAATTCGTAGCATGGCTCGAAAACAACGGCGTACCCGTGGAGCACCGGGAATATCCGGAAGAAAACCACGGCTTTGACTACCGGGAAAAAGAATACGGAAATCTTGCCAGGCTTATCCGCACCTGGACCAGGCCGGAGGCCCAGCGCTCAGTTTCTTGGACATTTGTGCCGGGGTTCCCCAATGTGCCGCCCAACTGCATCACATGGGAAATCGCTTCAGGAACGGAAGAACCGGCTATAAAGGCGTTCTGGAAGGACGACACCCTTCAGGTATCGACAAAAGGATTAAAATCCGCGCTATTGACTTTTCCCCAAAAGCAAAACGCCGCAATCTTTGTTTCGGTAAACGGCTCCCGCCCGAAAAGCGTGCGGCCCGCGGCAGCAGACGCAGGGCTTGCACTAGCCTTCGCCCTTCACCAGCTGCTGCCGCAGGCCGCGCATCAGGCCGCCTACCGCATTACGGTTCCGTAAATAAAACCCTGCCGCGCCGCTTCGCTACTTCCCGGCGCCTTTGATTCCGATATTCAATCTGATGTTTTGTTTCTTGCCCTGGTCAAGGTCTTCAACAAAGACGCGGCCGAGATACGTTCCGGCCGATGCCATCATGCCTTTGCTTGTTTTTCCATTCCAGAAATAGAACAATTTGACGTTGTTCTGGTCAACGGTAAGGGTGTCATTGGCGACAAGGTTGCCCACGACGTCAAATATTGAAATGGTGCCTTTGACTTTTCCCGCCTTGAGGCTGGCGATAATGGACGGCACCAGCGTTATCTCAATGCGCGTGCCGGTGCGCAGGTCCGTGGGACCGTTCACCGGAACGAGGGTCTTTCCGGGAACGAACGGGTTGCCGATGACAATGGAACTCTTCACGATGGACACACCGCCGCACAGCGAGAGAGGGAACTTGGGCCTTTTGCCTTCCACGACGGTGTCGAGACCCGTGAGCGGCGTGCTCGGATCGAAAACGTAGATGAAATTATCGCTGTTCTTGATGACCTGTTTCGGGTTCGTCCCGGTAAAGGTGAACGGGGCGTTGTTCATGTAAAGGGTAAAGATGGTGTTCGGATCAAGGGGCGGCGTAAGGCTTGCCACGGGCTCGCTGAAAATCACCCGCAGGGAGTCGCCCGCCGGGGCCGGCGAAAAGCAGAGACTCTTTATGACCGGCAATGCGCCGTCGACGACCTTGGTGACCACAAAGGGTCCGCCACTCACGGTCATTGCAATCTGCGTCAAAGTGACGTTGGCGCTTTGCCATCCCGTTTCGAGCTCGGGACCGGAATTTTCCTGAAGAATGACATGAATGGTTTTATTTGCAAGGTCGGGCACGAGCGTCACCGCGTTGAGGTTCACCGTCTTGCCGTCGAGGGCGGTTATTTGCAGGGTCTTGATGAATTGCGCGATTGAAGGCATGGTGGGATTGATCGCCGAGGTGTCGGTCCACGTAAGGTCTATTCTGTCAAGATAACCGTCCTGGTTCGTGTCCAGCAGGATCGCGGTCACCGGCACGGTGCCCGGCGCACCGGGCGTGCAATTTTCGGAAAGTCCGCTGGGCAAGGTGGTCACCGTTGGATCTCTCTTGATCGAAAAAGAGACCTGCACAATGGTGTCGGACAGCATGTTGGTCTGCGGATTCACGTACCGGTAGGTGATTCCCATGC encodes:
- a CDS encoding VWA domain-containing protein encodes the protein MILICARKYAYLLTLFVLSAAGALLADDMCELTITSCPQDFNGQTITVPDNIVKLSSLVHACNAARTLTTGTGGTSSILFVIDNTGSMKGNGGNDPGGARFSVTKALLDTIMAKEPNAEVGLVVFREHLFFDTTTTEYYTQFFKALHPVLDNEPRQAYLPFLVLNQTYQTSAGPKMGIDIIKDILTTNSAGDDLVYQPSWPNPTGGETNINGAIIAAKQEFLSAKNPAANQYTILMTDGEPTGRWQAGYDSLWFSTPTGVAGLPTTFTVFFNKQGQAPACLTTMTNNVKINGYSSSNPESNIWALSGVNYSTLMSLLMTNVIQNILVGGNPTKMVLNNKTSAIYLDSSFFFTDTFPLTSALTTISMGITYRYVNPQTNMLSDTIVQVSFSIKRDPTVTTLPSGLSENCTPGAPGTVPVTAILLDTNQDGYLDRIDLTWTDTSAINPTMPSIAQFIKTLQITALDGKTVNLNAVTLVPDLANKTIHVILQENSGPELETGWQSANVTLTQIAMTVSGGPFVVTKVVDGALPVIKSLCFSPAPAGDSLRVIFSEPVASLTPPLDPNTIFTLYMNNAPFTFTGTNPKQVIKNSDNFIYVFDPSTPLTGLDTVVEGKRPKFPLSLCGGVSIVKSSIVIGNPFVPGKTLVPVNGPTDLRTGTRIEITLVPSIIASLKAGKVKGTISIFDVVGNLVANDTLTVDQNNVKLFYFWNGKTSKGMMASAGTYLGRVFVEDLDQGKKQNIRLNIGIKGAGK